In the Methanobrevibacter boviskoreani JH1 genome, one interval contains:
- a CDS encoding NOP5/NOP56 family protein: MEIYITNCIAGFLSFDSNLKLIDYTLFKDDEAGSKLHDINQNILTSEEISLIEKTPDEYDEIVIETSNRHSDYSELKNYEKIRIKRPNKGGEYLRAHLLEILQDINFVSSPEEYNEKLTNISNQIAILKMKESSQKEDKVLIQAVNAIDEVDEEISKLIERLREWETIYFPEIETLHNNETYVKLIVDYDNNREKIIENNPELLNNIQISNGADLKDEDIEIINGYARSIMSLQNTRSSMEKYIEDKMEKIAPNLKDLLGATLGAKLIAHAGSIKRLATYSASTIQIMGAEKALFRHLKTGENPPKHGLIYQNPFVRTSNYWNRGKIARRLASKITFAVRKDVFTDDINRNLKVEFEEEVEKIEKENPFPKPKSTNKNTNKRKSSKKSKHHKKTKKRRRSKRRKH, from the coding sequence ATGGAAATATATATAACAAATTGTATTGCTGGATTTTTAAGTTTTGATTCCAATCTAAAATTAATTGACTATACTCTTTTTAAGGATGATGAGGCAGGATCAAAACTTCATGATATAAATCAGAACATTCTTACAAGTGAAGAAATCTCATTAATTGAAAAAACACCAGATGAATATGATGAGATAGTTATTGAAACCAGCAATAGACATTCTGATTATAGTGAATTAAAAAATTATGAAAAAATCAGAATAAAACGTCCCAATAAAGGTGGAGAATATTTAAGAGCCCATTTATTAGAAATTCTTCAAGACATAAACTTCGTTTCCTCACCAGAGGAATACAATGAAAAACTAACAAATATCTCCAATCAGATTGCAATATTGAAGATGAAAGAATCCTCACAGAAAGAGGACAAGGTCTTAATTCAAGCCGTAAATGCAATCGATGAGGTTGATGAAGAGATATCTAAATTGATTGAAAGATTAAGAGAGTGGGAGACAATCTATTTTCCGGAGATTGAAACCTTACACAACAATGAAACATATGTTAAATTAATTGTTGACTATGACAATAATCGAGAGAAGATCATTGAAAATAATCCGGAACTCTTAAATAATATCCAAATAAGTAACGGTGCAGATTTAAAAGATGAGGACATCGAAATAATTAATGGTTATGCAAGATCCATAATGTCCCTTCAAAATACGAGATCCTCGATGGAGAAATATATTGAAGACAAGATGGAAAAGATTGCACCAAACCTTAAAGATTTACTAGGAGCAACATTAGGAGCTAAATTAATAGCCCATGCTGGAAGTATAAAGCGACTTGCAACATATTCTGCAAGCACCATTCAGATTATGGGTGCTGAGAAGGCATTATTTAGACATCTTAAAACTGGTGAGAATCCCCCTAAACATGGCCTAATCTACCAAAACCCCTTTGTTAGAACTAGTAACTATTGGAATAGAGGAAAGATTGCAAGAAGACTTGCTTCTAAAATAACATTTGCAGTTAGAAAAGATGTTTTTACAGATGACATTAACAGAAACCTTAAAGTAGAATTTGAGGAGGAAGTTGAGAAAATTGAAAAGGAGAATCCTTTCCCAAAACCAAAATCTACTAATAAAAATACCAATAAAAGAAAAAGTTCTAAAAAATCAAAGCATCATAAGAAAACTAAAAAACGAAGACGTTCAAAAAGAAGAAAGCATTAA
- a CDS encoding fibrillarin-like rRNA/tRNA 2'-O-methyltransferase translates to MEVYEINNDIATENLIPGTRVYGEPLVKDEKTGKEYRIWNPNRSKLSAALHNGLSKLNMDEHSNVLYLGASTGTTVSHISDIVKKGRIFAVEFSPVSMRKLSRLCQTRPNIAPLLNDATKPKDYLNLVDKVDVVYCDVAQPTQTQLFIDNMDLFMKDSGQGVFMIKSRSINVNIKPKTVYKEQEKILKANGYSIVEKVKLEPYEKDHICFIVERSF, encoded by the coding sequence ATGGAAGTTTATGAAATAAACAATGACATAGCTACAGAAAACCTAATTCCTGGAACCAGGGTTTATGGTGAACCTTTAGTAAAAGACGAGAAAACAGGAAAAGAATACAGGATATGGAACCCTAACAGATCAAAATTATCTGCAGCATTACATAATGGATTAAGTAAACTAAACATGGATGAACATTCAAATGTATTATACCTTGGTGCATCTACAGGAACTACTGTTTCACATATTTCAGATATTGTTAAAAAAGGTAGGATATTTGCAGTGGAATTTTCACCTGTAAGTATGAGGAAATTATCAAGACTTTGTCAAACAAGACCTAATATTGCACCTCTTTTAAATGATGCAACTAAACCTAAGGATTACCTTAACTTAGTCGATAAAGTGGATGTGGTATATTGTGATGTTGCACAACCTACACAAACACAATTGTTCATTGACAACATGGATCTTTTTATGAAAGACTCTGGACAAGGAGTATTTATGATTAAATCCAGGAGTATTAATGTTAATATTAAACCAAAAACTGTTTATAAAGAACAGGAAAAAATATTAAAAGCTAATGGATACTCTATTGTTGAGAAAGTTAAATTAGAGCCATATGAGAAAGACCATATCTGTTTTATTGTTGAAAGGTCTTTTTAA
- a CDS encoding dihydroorotate dehydrogenase, with the protein MLETEICGIKLKNPLMLAAGIMGSNGSSLNRILDSGAAAVVSKSFSKDPNPGYHNPTTVEVTGGIINAIGLSSPGVDAFSKELDAVKTGEGQALIASIYGANPEEFTYVAQEIEDLVDMIELNISCPHAMEGYGASIGQDPILTEKIVGAVKDAVDLPIIAKLTPNVTSITEIAQAAVDGGVDCLSLINSLGPGMKIDLKTGYPILANKFGGMSGPAIKPIGIRCVYDVFDAVDVPIIGVGGISNYEDVVEYLYAGASAVQIGTSIMDEGIGVFDDISQGLNDFMIENDFKSIDEMVGFAHKD; encoded by the coding sequence ATGTTAGAAACGGAGATATGTGGTATTAAACTTAAAAATCCTTTAATGTTGGCTGCAGGTATTATGGGTAGCAATGGAAGTAGTTTAAACAGGATTTTAGACTCAGGCGCTGCTGCGGTAGTGAGCAAATCCTTCTCAAAAGATCCAAATCCAGGTTATCATAATCCAACAACAGTGGAGGTTACTGGAGGTATTATAAATGCAATAGGTCTATCCTCTCCTGGTGTTGATGCTTTTTCTAAAGAGTTGGATGCTGTAAAAACAGGTGAAGGCCAGGCTCTAATAGCATCAATTTACGGTGCAAATCCTGAGGAGTTTACATATGTAGCACAGGAAATCGAGGATTTGGTGGATATGATTGAATTAAATATTTCTTGTCCCCATGCAATGGAAGGTTATGGTGCATCAATTGGTCAGGATCCTATTTTAACTGAAAAGATTGTTGGTGCTGTTAAGGATGCAGTGGATTTACCTATTATTGCAAAATTGACTCCAAATGTAACTAGTATTACAGAGATTGCACAGGCTGCCGTAGACGGTGGAGTGGATTGTTTAAGTTTAATTAATTCATTAGGTCCTGGAATGAAAATCGATTTGAAAACAGGATATCCTATTTTGGCAAATAAGTTTGGTGGAATGAGTGGACCTGCAATTAAACCGATAGGTATTCGCTGTGTTTATGATGTTTTTGATGCAGTAGATGTTCCTATTATTGGTGTTGGAGGAATATCCAACTATGAGGATGTAGTTGAATATTTATATGCAGGTGCAAGTGCTGTGCAGATAGGTACCTCCATAATGGATGAGGGTATTGGAGTATTTGATGATATTTCACAGGGCTTAAATGATTTTATGATTGAAAATGATTTTAAATCCATTGATGAAATGGTGGGATTTGCTCATAAAGATTAA